Below is a window of Ananas comosus cultivar F153 linkage group 9, ASM154086v1, whole genome shotgun sequence DNA.
ATATAGTGACAAAAAGGAAGAAACTCTATGAAACGTTCTTAGAAGAAAAGCACTACCAAAACATTACACTATCAACAAGAGTGTCAAAAgagcttaattttttatttgcttaaatttatgttattttcatcaattaaattgaaattttcgaTACTAATCTAGCTAATAAAATTGTGTAGGCTAGTTGCAGCTAAGGAGTCATAATTTTTGAAGCTTATAAAGATAACTCAGGATCAGAAGAGTCAAAAATTAAAGTGgtgtttagaaataaatttttattttctttaaaaaaaaaaaaaaaaaacttctgaGGAGTAATTTCAAAATCGTCTATAGTTTAAGGGGTCTCTACAATAAAATAGTTGGGGACAAAGAATCAATCACCTTGGAGCTCTATCGTCGTCGTCATGATCGCGCAACGAAGCAGCTCCACGATGCAAGGAGTTCACCacatcctcctcctctcctccagagcaaaaccaaaacccaaaaccctctCCCAACCCCTCATCCAACGCcgcacctcctcctccgccgccgcggactCGCCGGAGCGGGAGCGGTGGGAGCGCCCCTTCACGCTCCACAGGGCGCGGGGGCAGCACCTGCTCGCGAGCCCGCGCGCGCTCGACGCCGTGGCGCGCCGCGCCGGGGTCGGCCCCGGGGACACCGTGCTCGAGGTCGGCCCCGGCACCGGCAACCTCACCGTGCGCCTCCTCGCCCTCGCGCGCCGCGTCGTCGCCGTCGAGGTCGACCCCCGCATGGTCGACGCGCTCCGCGACCGCGTCTCCCGCCTCGGCCTCCTCGACCGACTCACCGTACGTATTACGAACTTCTTCCACCACCCCCGCTACCTGTTTGTGTTAATTCCCCAATGAAGAAAAATGCATGTATAGCTCGTTTTGATGTTAGCCGTGGTCCAACATTCATAAACTGCAAGATGGGCGGGTTAGTTGTTAACTTCAATAAATCCACTGTTAATTCTACAAAATGTCCTATTTAAATTGGATGGTGGACCATTCATAAACTGCAAGATGGGTGGTTAAGTTGTTATCTTCAATAAAATCACTGTTATCTCTATGGAGTTGACGGGGGTTTCCGTGGAATTTTCTCCGAATTTGTCTAGCCTTGTCAAAGGCTATTTGAATAGtattaatttttcatcaaaactTTTATTGCAAATTTCTGCAGCAAAAGCTCCACATTGGTGTTCTTATTGTCGAGACATACTCATCTCAGCTTTCCCTAGCAgcataatttttagatttttatgtCACCAAAGCTCTACTACAAGTAGTCGTGATAGAAGCAGAAGTCACGCTAAATAAGCACTTGATTGTGTTTTTAGGTGATATCGGGCGATGCGATGAAGACTGAATTCCCAGAATTCGATCTATGTGTGGCGAATATTCCGTACGGAATCTCTTCTCCTCTAATTGGGAAGCTTTTATTCGGGCCGTGCCACTTTCGGAGCGCCACGCTTCTTCTGCAAAAGGAATTTGCGCGGCGCCTTGTGTCCGTCCCAGGTGATTCAGAATACAATCGATTGGCCGCGAATGTTAGGTTGGTGGCGAATGTGGAGCTACTGATGGATGTGAGCAAGAAGGACTTTATTCCTTGCCCCAAAGTGGACTCTTCGCTTGTCAAAATCCGGCCTAAAGCCGAAGTCCCTGCAGTCGATCTCGATGAGTGGTTGGCTTTCACAAGGACTTGTTTCAGTAAGAAGAATAAGACTCTCGGCGCGATCTtcaagcagaagaagaagatcatagaGCTCTTTCGAAGATCTCATTCAGAAAGGCAAGAAGACAATCGAAGAGTTAATGGTGGATGTGATGATTTGGACGATGATGGTGAAGACGATGATGACGGTTATGCCAGGAGTAAGATCGAAGAAAAAGTGGGGGAAGATGCTAGTGAAGTAAGCTTGTTTAAGAAGAAGATTGTTGGGATATTAAATGCTGGGGGATTTGGCGAGAAGCGACCTTCAAAACTATCTAATGAAGAGTTGTTGCATTTGCTTCAGCTTCTCAACCAAGAGGGTGTATTGTTTCATTAGCAAAGCTTGCAAAATTTCAAGTTTGCTGCAACAGTGAGAAGCATAAAGGGCTGCCTCTAGCTTGTTAACTAATCAAGCACTTAAGTAGAAACATCTTCTTTGTTTGTGGAAACAACCGCTCTTTACTACGGGTCAAATGGTAAATCATTGCCTCTTCTTTTTTGAGCTTAATTGTGGCATCACCACTCAAATGGTCTGCTTCATCATTCACCATTCAGCAACAAAATACCAACCACATAGCGCAACAAACATAAATTTCAGAGCCTAAATGTAATGCTCTCTGGCTCAGTGTTCTCATTGGTATAAGTAGAAAACAAGAAAGCATTAGCGACGAGATTGCAAGTTGTAACACGATTTTGGAGACCCCCTTAAAGCTTACAAAATGTTCGATATGTACATAATGCGAGCCCATTCAAGTTCTCTAGCTACTACTTGCTTGTTCCAAACCCTCATAGAAACCTTCTGGTCAAGAACTTTTGCCTACTCTATTCCCAAAGAAAAGTATGAAACATGCCAATACTGTATAATGCTGAAGCTCTTAGTTCCCTTTGCACAATTTCTAAGAATTCACTGAAGAGAATTTGGGACTAGAAATTCAGTCTACAGATCGAATGCATACTGGTAAGTAACTTCACCATGCTTCTGAAGTTTTGGGATATTTCATATTTATGAAGACTGCGGTAAGGAGCTCTTAAGAGCTACATGATTTGCCCGCTCGTCCCGGAAAGAATACTTTATGTATGAAAAAATAAGGCCGGATTGAGCTTTAAGCCTAGAATGCTAGGGTGCACCTGGAATGGGTTTCCGATGGATCTGCTATAGCTACTCGATCTCGATCAAATGGCTCTGGATCTGTCTCTACATCTGGAGTATCTGTAACATCTAGACTGGGTGTACAATCATATAAAGACGCCGCCTCTGTTGCCTCTATCAAGAACACGACTATGATGATTCAGACTCCCAGGTCTTGCTCTAGAAAGCTAAGGTTTAAGTAAGGCATCTGATAAACTATTGAGTGATGGAAAAACAAAAGACCTTGAACAATAACACTGCAGATCTCATCCTTTTACTCTGTTTCGGTTGTCTCTTGGTGTATAAGGTAATGTTCCTGGATACACTGCTAATGTTCTTCTTTCCCCGTCATATAAACCTCGGGTATTTGCCGTTTCACATCAAGGtatctttttcctcttcttcacACCATACTATGCGTGTGACATTTTGAAAGGTAGAACTAAATAAGACTTTACAAATCTTTAGATTTCTTACAAATGCATCTCGGCGCAGATCACTGTCATAAAAAATCCTGTTTAGCTAGAACAACACAAAATGATCAAACATGAAATGTAGTAAAGCACTTAGTTCTTCTGAGGTACCGAACGAGAGCATGACCCTCTCAAAAAATCAAGTTGTTCATCTCAGGTGTTTGCCAAGTCCTTTTAAAAGGATAACATAGTACAGTTGGATCAGATAAGTTTTTCTCAAACAAAGCTTTAACCGCCTTGTAAACAATTCAGATGGTTCATATCCAATATCCGGTCAATCACTCTTCTACCCATAACAGAGAAAAGGTACATTGAAGCTAACACGAAAAAGAATTGTCTTTTTAGCCAAATAGGCTCCACAAGAATGTGATCTTGAACAGGAACTACCAGTTTAGTTAGATATTATCGCCTATTTCATTATTCaaactaaaaacttaaaagaagATTACGGACTGGATATCTTGCTCTACACCCTCTCTAATCTTGGCCTGCGAATTCCCTACTCACAGGGTCGCTTGCCTATTTCATTATTCAAACTAAAAACTTAAAGAAGATTACGGACTGGATATCTTGCTCTACACCCTCTCTAATCTTGGCTTGCGAACTCCCTACTCACAGGGTTGCTTGCCTACACTTCATGCCGTCGCTCAGGTTAAAGCACAACATCTATGAGAAAATACTGAGTTTGTCTTAGGTCGTCATTTTCTTTGTGCTAATTCCTCTGTGGTAGGTCTCTATGCCTTGGTGTTTACATGACCCACATAAGACTCAACATGTTACATGTTGTAGAAGTCTACGAGCAACATCCTAAGGCGCCCGCTGGGATCATCACGACTTAAAATCCGTTCAAACAAAACAATATGCATAAGATGGAAATTTCTCTTATCTAATTTTGTATACAAATATGctttcaaaataaaagtattctaaGTTCCTAACCCTATATGTCACTCTAGGGTTCACTTCCTGGTAAATTCATCTATCACCAGAGCTTCAATCAATTGCGCCACACATATCTTTGGCAAATTCTTTTAAGTCTAAAAATGTAACAAGTATTAAAATTTGGGACATTGACAAAATTAGCATAGATTAGTATGCCAATCTTTCCCTACTTGATATCGCTCAAAGATTTATTATACAATttcacaataataataataataataataataataataataatatacactATACTCTACACGGTACCAAAGTAGAGTGGAAAATTTAAGTAGAAGGGGAATAGGGAAAAGGCCTACAACCTGTTTGTTGATTTGTCTCTGTGGGATCGGGTGTCACGAGGAGGATGACGACGACGAGGGGAACGCGTCCTTGACAGCGGAGGCGGCGGTGAGGTAGTTGAGCGTGTTGCGGAGCGTGTCACGCTCCCGCCGGAGCCTTGCGGCCGTGTCCTCGAGCTCGAGGAGCGCCTGCTGCTCGCGGGGCGCGCCCTCGAAGGTGCTGGCGACGAAGAAGGAGAAGGGCGTGGGGAAGAGGTTGCGGCGGAGGTCCATCgacgccg
It encodes the following:
- the LOC109715316 gene encoding ribosomal RNA small subunit methyltransferase, mitochondrial codes for the protein MIAQRSSSTMQGVHHILLLSSRAKPKPKTLSQPLIQRRTSSSAAADSPERERWERPFTLHRARGQHLLASPRALDAVARRAGVGPGDTVLEVGPGTGNLTVRLLALARRVVAVEVDPRMVDALRDRVSRLGLLDRLTVISGDAMKTEFPEFDLCVANIPYGISSPLIGKLLFGPCHFRSATLLLQKEFARRLVSVPGDSEYNRLAANVRLVANVELLMDVSKKDFIPCPKVDSSLVKIRPKAEVPAVDLDEWLAFTRTCFSKKNKTLGAIFKQKKKIIELFRRSHSERQEDNRRVNGGCDDLDDDGEDDDDGYARSKIEEKVGEDASEVSLFKKKIVGILNAGGFGEKRPSKLSNEELLHLLQLLNQEGVLFH